A part of Geothrix oryzae genomic DNA contains:
- the htpX gene encoding zinc metalloprotease HtpX, which yields MNQAKTLLIIVAMTGLLVWIGDYFGGQSGMVMALAIGLVMNGISYFFSDKIVLASYGARVVTQAEAPELYAIVANLAQRAGLPMPRIAIIPEDTPNAFATGRNPEHAVVAVTEGIMRILSRPELEAVLGHELGHVKHRDILIGSMAAVLAQAIMFLSRMAMWVSPRDEEGRSNPLAGIAIMILGPLAAILLQMAVSRSREYLADDYSAHLTGRPDMLASALERLQSYNEQLPMQSAQPATAHMMIVNPLSAGGLMSLFSTHPPMAVRVERLRRMPIEAR from the coding sequence ATGAACCAGGCGAAAACCCTTCTCATCATCGTGGCCATGACGGGGCTGCTGGTGTGGATCGGCGACTACTTCGGGGGCCAGTCCGGCATGGTGATGGCCCTCGCCATCGGCCTCGTGATGAACGGAATCAGCTACTTCTTTTCGGACAAGATCGTCCTGGCCAGCTACGGCGCGCGGGTGGTGACCCAGGCCGAGGCCCCCGAGCTCTACGCCATCGTGGCGAACCTCGCCCAGCGGGCCGGCCTGCCCATGCCCCGCATCGCCATCATCCCCGAGGACACCCCCAACGCGTTCGCCACGGGCCGGAACCCCGAGCATGCCGTGGTGGCCGTCACCGAGGGCATCATGCGGATCCTGAGCCGGCCCGAGCTGGAGGCCGTCCTCGGCCACGAGCTGGGCCATGTGAAGCACCGGGACATCCTCATCGGCAGCATGGCGGCCGTGCTGGCCCAGGCCATCATGTTCCTGTCCCGCATGGCCATGTGGGTGAGCCCCCGGGACGAGGAGGGCCGCTCCAACCCCCTGGCGGGCATCGCCATCATGATCCTCGGGCCCCTGGCGGCCATCCTGCTCCAGATGGCCGTGAGCCGGTCGCGGGAATACCTGGCCGACGACTACAGCGCCCATCTGACGGGCCGGCCCGACATGCTGGCCTCGGCCCTGGAGCGCCTGCAGAGCTACAACGAGCAGCTGCCCATGCAGTCCGCCCAGCCCGCCACGGCCCACATGATGATCGTGAATCCGCTGAGTGCGGGCGGCCTCATGAGCCTCTTCTCCACCCACCCCCCCATGGCGGTCCGGGTGGAGCGCCTGCGGCGCATGCCCATCGAGGCGAGGTAA
- a CDS encoding protein kinase domain-containing protein: MRERLGKFEVVRLLGKGAMGEVYLGRDPKLGREVALKVISAGSAFGEEAQARFEREARAAAMLNHPHIVTVYEFGEDEGVHYLAMEHIQGDELEALIRAGQTPKAELLEVLIQVCEGLGYAHDRGVIHRDIKPANILVTRHGKRPHAKLMDFGVAQMGPSGLTQTGTWMGTASYMAPEYLDTGKSSASSDLFALGVILYEILTGGRKPFQGETTTSVLNRILLHPPEPLRPADMKDLSGRLLTVVERALSKQPGDRYPGAEALGMAIREAMSALVEPPPAPAPAAAPAPVPAPAPAPAPPPPAAETSGHLIRVGKGGQGQCLSLKVALRQAKPGMEILILPGAYRESVVVDKAVTILAQGEAGEVVLEGATGPAMVIQARGAVIRGITLRAMEGEAAVRISGGAPLVEQCVIEGGLAGAVVDGAGTSALFRDCTFTGRGVWGLVTEQGAQARAEGGALTGFREAGVLVRPGAQVSLAGTQVGPGEGVALRVQGRGQAEVQDCSLAAAAGSVEVEPEGRVQLTRCRLMDSRYAGLLALERSHAVLEACELGGHECSGAHVLAGANVLLRQCRLVGNAGFGLSVMDRGLATLEGCTVQANGGAGLLIHHGATIQARNSSFSEGRSLGVDCAEGGQGVLDGCEILGNAGAGVQVEPGGSLLLVRCTLKDGLDTGLLLLEDSQATLEECVVHRNARGGILLAKDAADPVMRGANRIEDGFQRVDGNGQLVKVAPL, encoded by the coding sequence ATGCGGGAACGGCTCGGCAAATTCGAGGTGGTGCGCCTCCTGGGGAAGGGCGCCATGGGCGAGGTCTATCTGGGCCGCGATCCCAAGCTGGGCCGGGAAGTGGCCCTGAAGGTCATCTCCGCCGGGTCGGCGTTCGGCGAGGAGGCCCAGGCGCGGTTCGAGCGCGAGGCGCGGGCCGCCGCCATGCTGAACCACCCCCACATCGTCACGGTCTACGAGTTCGGCGAGGACGAGGGCGTCCACTACCTGGCCATGGAGCACATCCAGGGCGACGAGCTGGAGGCCTTGATCCGGGCGGGCCAGACCCCCAAGGCCGAACTCCTGGAGGTGCTGATCCAGGTCTGCGAAGGCCTGGGCTATGCGCACGATCGGGGGGTGATCCACCGGGACATCAAGCCCGCGAACATCCTGGTGACGCGGCACGGGAAGCGCCCCCACGCCAAGCTCATGGACTTCGGGGTCGCCCAGATGGGCCCCTCGGGCCTGACCCAGACCGGCACCTGGATGGGCACCGCCAGCTACATGGCGCCGGAATACCTGGACACGGGCAAGTCTTCGGCGAGTTCCGACCTCTTCGCCCTGGGCGTGATCCTCTACGAGATCCTCACGGGGGGCCGGAAGCCCTTCCAGGGCGAAACCACCACCTCGGTGCTGAACCGGATCCTCCTCCACCCCCCGGAACCCCTGCGCCCGGCGGACATGAAGGACCTCTCCGGTCGCCTGCTGACCGTGGTCGAGCGGGCCCTGTCCAAGCAGCCCGGCGACCGGTATCCAGGCGCGGAGGCCCTGGGCATGGCCATCCGCGAGGCCATGAGCGCCCTGGTCGAGCCCCCCCCGGCGCCCGCTCCCGCTGCGGCCCCCGCCCCGGTCCCAGCCCCGGCGCCTGCTCCCGCCCCCCCTCCGCCGGCCGCCGAGACCTCGGGCCACCTGATCCGGGTCGGCAAGGGTGGGCAGGGGCAGTGCCTCAGCCTGAAGGTGGCCCTCCGGCAGGCCAAACCCGGCATGGAGATCCTGATCCTGCCCGGCGCCTACCGGGAATCGGTGGTGGTGGACAAGGCCGTCACCATCCTGGCCCAGGGGGAAGCGGGCGAGGTGGTGCTGGAGGGCGCCACGGGACCGGCCATGGTGATCCAGGCCCGCGGTGCGGTCATTCGGGGGATCACCCTCCGGGCGATGGAAGGTGAGGCCGCAGTGAGGATCTCGGGGGGCGCGCCCCTGGTGGAGCAGTGCGTCATCGAAGGCGGCCTGGCGGGCGCGGTGGTGGATGGCGCGGGCACCTCGGCGCTGTTCCGGGACTGCACCTTCACCGGCCGGGGGGTCTGGGGCCTGGTGACCGAGCAGGGGGCCCAGGCCCGGGCGGAAGGCGGGGCGCTCACGGGGTTCCGGGAGGCCGGCGTTCTGGTGAGGCCCGGGGCCCAGGTCTCCCTCGCCGGGACCCAGGTCGGACCCGGCGAGGGCGTGGCCTTGCGGGTTCAGGGGCGCGGTCAGGCCGAAGTGCAGGACTGCAGCCTGGCCGCCGCCGCGGGATCGGTGGAGGTGGAGCCCGAGGGCCGGGTGCAACTGACCCGGTGCCGCCTGATGGACAGCCGCTACGCGGGCCTGCTGGCCCTGGAGCGCAGCCACGCGGTGCTCGAGGCCTGCGAGCTGGGCGGCCACGAGTGCTCGGGCGCGCATGTGCTGGCCGGGGCCAATGTCCTGCTCCGCCAGTGTCGGCTGGTCGGGAACGCGGGGTTTGGCCTGTCGGTCATGGACCGGGGCCTGGCGACGCTGGAAGGCTGCACCGTCCAGGCGAATGGGGGCGCAGGATTGCTCATCCACCACGGAGCCACGATCCAGGCCCGGAACAGTTCCTTCTCCGAGGGCCGATCCCTGGGCGTGGACTGCGCCGAAGGGGGCCAGGGCGTGCTCGACGGCTGCGAGATCCTGGGCAACGCCGGGGCCGGGGTGCAGGTGGAGCCCGGCGGCAGCCTGCTGCTGGTGCGCTGCACCCTCAAGGACGGCCTGGACACCGGGCTGCTCCTCCTGGAGGACTCCCAGGCCACGCTGGAGGAGTGCGTGGTGCATCGCAACGCCCGGGGCGGCATCCTGCTGGCGAAGGATGCGGCGGATCCGGTGATGCGCGGGGCCAACCGCATCGAGGACGGCTTCCAGCGCGTGGACGGCAACGGGCAGCTGGTGAAGGTCGCGCCCCTTTAA
- a CDS encoding PilZ domain-containing protein, whose product MSLVRSSGGSGRESTVEDPVQIRRALTDLQRSESEFPIKVEGTHTLPYTAWVQHLDFEKGVLHLKLIRPLPHEMVGGAPFEMLFAVGEQRFEAPLTFLGRESYLLYRFSVPLRMTQSDRRTHKRYPFRPREKAYVLAQDSGLPGFGFAGPLVNLSLGGLAFRVDRVMRLDDHMRVTPGVGFFEKGKELPMLKIRDLPKHPLFEARGRVANAWERDGEIIIGVQFLDLKDSELNQIQDVLTIREQMQRVSSSTPSAPSGTRETKAKAGTENKGPGSRMNPAGAETPDALTRLGRRGTCLVLAMAPGSAREEAQTALRAAGYLRLDPVDTLEQALERLRTDSGAASRLLVLEVPPGSEPPVTDLRNLQRELGELRELPVALIRSGGIPAETEDPLIRPLPWPGAGETAWLPLLDELAGL is encoded by the coding sequence ATGAGCCTGGTCAGGTCAAGCGGGGGGTCCGGACGGGAATCGACCGTCGAGGATCCCGTACAGATCCGCCGGGCCCTGACCGACCTGCAGCGCTCTGAATCGGAATTCCCCATCAAGGTGGAGGGTACGCATACCCTGCCCTACACCGCCTGGGTCCAGCACCTGGACTTCGAGAAGGGCGTCCTCCATCTGAAGCTCATCCGGCCCCTCCCCCACGAGATGGTGGGCGGGGCGCCCTTCGAGATGCTCTTTGCGGTCGGAGAGCAACGCTTCGAGGCCCCCCTCACCTTCCTGGGCCGGGAATCCTACCTGCTGTACCGGTTCTCCGTTCCCCTCCGGATGACGCAGTCGGACCGGCGCACCCACAAGCGGTATCCCTTTCGGCCACGGGAGAAGGCCTATGTGCTGGCCCAGGATTCCGGCCTGCCGGGGTTCGGCTTCGCGGGGCCCCTCGTGAACCTCTCCCTCGGCGGGCTCGCCTTCCGGGTGGACCGGGTCATGCGGCTGGATGACCACATGCGCGTAACCCCTGGCGTGGGCTTCTTCGAAAAGGGGAAGGAACTTCCCATGCTGAAGATCCGGGACCTGCCCAAGCACCCCCTCTTCGAGGCCCGGGGCCGGGTGGCCAATGCCTGGGAGCGGGACGGGGAGATCATCATCGGGGTCCAGTTCCTGGATCTCAAGGATTCGGAACTCAACCAGATCCAGGATGTCCTGACCATCCGGGAGCAGATGCAGCGCGTGTCCAGTTCGACGCCCTCGGCCCCTTCCGGCACCCGTGAGACCAAGGCCAAGGCCGGGACGGAAAACAAGGGACCTGGAAGCCGCATGAACCCGGCAGGGGCCGAGACGCCGGACGCCCTGACCCGGTTGGGGCGCCGCGGCACCTGTCTGGTGCTGGCCATGGCTCCCGGGTCGGCCCGCGAGGAGGCCCAGACAGCCCTGAGGGCCGCGGGTTACCTCCGCCTGGATCCGGTGGACACCCTGGAGCAGGCCCTGGAGCGCCTGCGGACCGACTCCGGGGCCGCCAGCCGGCTGCTGGTCCTCGAGGTTCCCCCGGGGTCCGAGCCCCCGGTGACCGACCTCCGCAACCTCCAGCGCGAACTGGGCGAGCTCCGGGAACTGCCCGTGGCGCTCATCCGGTCCGGAGGCATACCCGCCGAAACCGAGGATCCCCTGATCCGCCCCCTGCCCTGGCCCGGAGCCGGGGAGACCGCCTGGCTGCCCCTTCTGGACGAACTCGCGGGCCTGTAG
- the ychF gene encoding redox-regulated ATPase YchF, which yields MAVACGIVGLPNVGKSTLFNALTRAGAASANYPFCTIEPNTGVVDVPDPRLAALAEIVNPQRVLPAAQEFVDIAGLVRGASKGEGLGNAFLGHIRETDAIVQVVRCFEDGNVTHVEGGVDPERDLSIIETELVIKDLDAVEKGLERHRKVAKTGNKESLALVAVLERVFAALDGGKWARTAGLSSEDKALIKSYGLLTLKPTLFVGNIGEEDIRNPEGNAHYQKLLALAAERQAPCIPICSKLEAEIQDLPEEDRPLFLEEAGLSEPGLNVLIHASYDLLGLQTYFTAGVKEVRAWTIHKGDTAPQAAGVIHTDFEKGFIRAQVIAYEDFIQYRGEQGAKDAGKMRTEGKDYVVKDGDLMNFLFNV from the coding sequence ATGGCTGTGGCTTGTGGCATCGTGGGGCTCCCCAATGTGGGAAAATCCACCCTTTTCAATGCTCTCACCCGTGCGGGCGCGGCTTCGGCCAACTATCCCTTCTGCACCATCGAGCCCAATACGGGCGTGGTGGATGTGCCGGATCCCCGCCTGGCGGCCCTGGCCGAGATCGTGAACCCCCAGCGGGTCCTGCCCGCGGCCCAGGAATTCGTGGACATCGCGGGCCTGGTCCGGGGCGCCAGCAAGGGCGAGGGCCTGGGCAACGCCTTCCTGGGCCACATCCGGGAGACCGATGCCATCGTCCAGGTGGTGCGCTGCTTCGAAGACGGCAATGTCACCCATGTGGAGGGCGGCGTGGACCCGGAGCGGGACCTCAGCATCATCGAGACGGAACTGGTCATCAAGGATCTGGACGCCGTCGAGAAGGGCCTGGAGCGCCACCGGAAGGTCGCCAAGACCGGCAACAAGGAATCCCTGGCCCTGGTGGCGGTGCTGGAGCGGGTCTTCGCGGCCCTGGACGGCGGCAAGTGGGCCCGCACCGCGGGCCTGTCGTCCGAGGACAAGGCCCTCATCAAGTCCTACGGGCTGCTCACCCTCAAGCCCACCCTCTTCGTGGGCAACATCGGGGAGGAGGACATCCGGAACCCCGAGGGCAATGCCCACTACCAGAAGCTCCTGGCGCTCGCCGCCGAGCGCCAGGCCCCCTGCATCCCCATCTGCTCCAAGCTCGAAGCCGAGATCCAGGATCTGCCCGAGGAGGATCGCCCCCTCTTCCTGGAGGAGGCCGGTCTGTCGGAGCCGGGCCTGAATGTCCTGATCCACGCCAGCTACGACCTGCTGGGCCTCCAGACCTACTTCACCGCCGGGGTGAAGGAAGTACGCGCCTGGACCATCCACAAGGGCGACACGGCCCCCCAGGCCGCCGGCGTCATCCACACCGACTTCGAGAAGGGCTTCATCCGGGCCCAGGTCATCGCCTACGAGGACTTCATCCAGTACCGGGGCGAGCAGGGGGCCAAGGATGCCGGGAAGATGCGGACCGAGGGCAAGGACTATGTGGTGAAAGACGGGGATCTCATGAACTTCCTGTTCAATGTCTGA
- a CDS encoding acetyl-CoA carboxylase biotin carboxyl carrier protein subunit: protein MIVRAEWPGYVVDVLVRPGQEVEEDEPLLILEGTDSSRTSFYINAPECGKVREILIEEGDFAYEDDDLVVIGDTDKDE, encoded by the coding sequence ATGATCGTGCGGGCGGAGTGGCCGGGCTATGTGGTGGATGTACTCGTCCGCCCCGGCCAGGAAGTGGAAGAGGACGAACCCCTCTTGATCCTTGAGGGCACGGACTCCTCCCGCACCTCCTTCTACATCAATGCCCCCGAGTGCGGAAAGGTCCGCGAGATCCTCATCGAGGAGGGCGACTTCGCCTACGAGGACGACGACCTGGTGGTCATCGGCGACACCGACAAGGACGAGTAG
- a CDS encoding acetyl-CoA carboxylase biotin carboxyl carrier protein subunit, with the protein MAVVRAEMAGKVLEVCVVAGDAVNEDQDLVIIESMKMQIPVGSPEEGTVQKVFVTPDQFLNEGDPIVELG; encoded by the coding sequence ATGGCTGTGGTGCGTGCCGAGATGGCCGGGAAGGTTCTGGAGGTCTGCGTCGTGGCAGGCGATGCCGTGAACGAGGACCAGGACCTGGTCATCATCGAGTCGATGAAGATGCAGATTCCCGTGGGCAGCCCCGAGGAGGGCACGGTCCAGAAGGTCTTCGTGACCCCGGACCAGTTCCTCAACGAAGGGGACCCCATCGTCGAGCTGGGCTGA
- a CDS encoding enoyl-CoA hydratase-related protein, which translates to MEVRLERLAGEDAGIALLGLDRPAAKNALGRQLMAEFRQALVDLGSDPSVRVVVLHSLVPGVFCAGADLKERAEMAPAEVAIFVQGLRSAFTGLEDLPMPVIAALEGAAFGGGLELALCADLRIAGADAKLGLVETALAIIPGAGGTQRLPRLIGAARAKELIFTARRLGAEEAGRLGVVDRVVPAGRALDSALALAREILPNGPVAVRMAKLAVNRGQGLDLGAGLAFEQACYAQVIPTQDRLEGLAAFREKRIPQYRGR; encoded by the coding sequence ATGGAGGTCCGCCTCGAACGCCTGGCGGGGGAGGATGCGGGCATCGCCCTGCTGGGCCTGGACCGTCCTGCCGCCAAGAATGCCCTGGGCCGCCAACTCATGGCCGAGTTCCGGCAGGCCCTGGTGGACCTGGGCTCCGATCCCTCGGTCCGGGTGGTGGTCCTGCACAGCCTCGTGCCCGGGGTCTTCTGCGCCGGGGCCGACCTGAAAGAGCGGGCTGAGATGGCCCCTGCGGAGGTGGCGATCTTCGTCCAGGGCCTGCGCTCGGCCTTCACAGGGCTGGAGGATCTGCCCATGCCGGTGATCGCCGCCCTGGAAGGCGCAGCCTTCGGCGGCGGACTGGAGCTGGCCCTGTGTGCGGATCTCCGCATCGCCGGGGCCGATGCCAAGCTGGGCCTGGTGGAGACCGCCCTGGCCATCATCCCGGGCGCCGGGGGCACCCAGCGCCTGCCCCGGCTCATCGGGGCGGCGCGGGCCAAGGAACTGATCTTCACGGCCCGGCGCCTCGGCGCCGAGGAGGCCGGGCGTCTGGGCGTGGTGGACCGGGTGGTCCCCGCAGGGCGGGCCCTGGACTCGGCGCTGGCCCTGGCCCGGGAGATCCTGCCCAACGGCCCGGTGGCCGTCCGCATGGCCAAGCTCGCCGTGAACCGGGGGCAGGGCCTGGATCTGGGCGCCGGCCTCGCGTTCGAGCAGGCCTGCTACGCCCAGGTGATCCCCACCCAGGATCGCCTGGAGGGACTGGCCGCCTTCCGCGAGAAGCGCATACCCCAGTACCGGGGTCGATGA
- a CDS encoding cation diffusion facilitator family transporter: MAGSHEHGPSTTGRLAWSAAIFFVSFVLQGVGGLWTGSIGLVSDSLENLNDVLVNSLGILSLWLANRRAPDDRWTFGWHRLEVFNSLVGVGFLLFLAGAVGWEALARFRHPVPIQTGWVLVFSGIGLLLNIAATVVLVPRDRSLLERDASLRAAYMHAFADSLTSVSLVVSMILIRLTGWRWVDPAIALVILVVILRGAVLLLRDAVGILMHRAAFEHEAVKAELMALPGILGVEDFRSWKMCSHLTIASAHIIVATDRLEDTEAFLERIERLLWERHGVRHLTVHFETRDMADRHHHRFIHQHDAEADHHH, from the coding sequence ATGGCCGGCTCCCACGAGCATGGGCCCAGCACCACCGGCCGCCTGGCCTGGAGCGCGGCGATCTTCTTCGTGAGCTTCGTCCTTCAGGGCGTGGGCGGCCTCTGGACGGGCTCCATCGGCCTGGTCAGCGACAGTCTGGAGAACCTGAATGATGTGCTGGTGAACAGCCTCGGGATCCTGAGCCTCTGGCTGGCCAACCGGCGGGCCCCTGATGACCGGTGGACCTTCGGTTGGCATCGCCTTGAAGTCTTCAACAGCCTGGTGGGCGTGGGATTCCTCCTGTTCCTGGCGGGGGCGGTGGGCTGGGAGGCCCTGGCCCGGTTCCGCCATCCCGTGCCCATCCAGACCGGCTGGGTGCTGGTGTTCTCGGGCATCGGCCTCCTGCTGAACATCGCGGCCACGGTGGTGCTGGTGCCGCGCGATCGCAGTCTGCTGGAGCGCGATGCCAGCCTGCGGGCGGCCTACATGCACGCCTTCGCCGACAGCCTCACCAGCGTCTCCCTGGTGGTGAGCATGATCCTCATCCGCCTCACGGGCTGGCGCTGGGTGGATCCCGCCATCGCCCTGGTGATCCTGGTGGTCATCCTGCGAGGGGCGGTGCTGCTGCTCCGCGACGCGGTGGGCATTCTCATGCACCGCGCCGCCTTCGAGCACGAGGCCGTGAAGGCCGAACTGATGGCGCTGCCGGGCATCCTCGGGGTGGAGGATTTCCGCAGCTGGAAGATGTGCAGCCACCTCACCATCGCCTCGGCCCACATCATCGTGGCCACCGACCGGCTGGAGGACACGGAGGCCTTCCTGGAGCGCATCGAGCGCCTGCTGTGGGAACGGCACGGCGTCCGCCACCTCACGGTGCACTTCGAGACCCGGGACATGGCGGATCGCCATCACCACCGGTTCATCCACCAGCACGACGCGGAAGCGGACCATCACCATTAG
- a CDS encoding SPFH domain-containing protein — MGLMDWGKAQFLDILEWLDDSSDTLAWRFPMRGQEIQNGGKLVVRESQEAVFVNEGQLADVFKPGTHNLTTQNLPILATLKGWKYGFESPFKSDVYFISTKLYNDLKWGTSNPIMMRDADFGMLRIRAFGIYSIKVVDSGTFLKQLVGTNGVYTVPDISEQLRKTIMSRFTDTLGESKIPALDLAAKYDEISDLVKQKLQDEFKTMGLELSKFFVENISLPEEVEAMMDKRTGVGMMAPVMGAYTQMQVADSIPLAAQNPGGVAGMGMGVGLGFGMGNMMGQQMTGAAQQMGQQGFPAGNAPAAPAAPMAPAKSLKEELTELKELFDGQLITQAEYDTQRAAVMKKFGMGN; from the coding sequence ATGGGTCTGATGGACTGGGGCAAAGCCCAATTCCTGGACATTCTTGAGTGGCTTGACGATTCCAGCGACACGCTGGCTTGGCGCTTCCCCATGCGGGGCCAGGAGATCCAGAACGGCGGCAAGCTCGTCGTGCGGGAAAGCCAGGAGGCCGTCTTCGTCAACGAGGGCCAGCTGGCGGATGTGTTCAAGCCCGGCACGCACAACCTCACCACCCAGAACCTGCCCATCCTCGCCACGCTGAAGGGCTGGAAGTACGGCTTCGAGAGCCCCTTCAAGAGCGATGTCTACTTCATCTCCACCAAGCTCTACAACGACCTGAAGTGGGGTACCTCGAACCCGATCATGATGCGCGACGCCGACTTCGGCATGCTGCGCATCCGGGCCTTCGGCATCTACTCCATCAAGGTGGTGGACAGCGGCACCTTCCTCAAGCAGCTGGTGGGCACCAACGGCGTCTACACCGTGCCCGACATCAGCGAGCAGCTCCGCAAGACCATCATGAGCCGCTTCACGGATACCCTCGGCGAATCCAAGATTCCCGCCCTGGACCTGGCCGCGAAATACGACGAGATCTCCGACCTGGTGAAGCAGAAGCTCCAGGACGAGTTCAAGACCATGGGCCTGGAGCTGTCCAAGTTCTTCGTGGAGAACATCAGCCTTCCCGAGGAAGTGGAAGCCATGATGGACAAGCGCACCGGCGTGGGCATGATGGCCCCCGTCATGGGCGCCTACACGCAGATGCAGGTGGCCGACAGCATCCCCCTGGCCGCCCAGAACCCCGGCGGCGTCGCCGGCATGGGCATGGGCGTGGGCCTGGGCTTCGGCATGGGCAACATGATGGGCCAGCAGATGACCGGCGCCGCCCAGCAGATGGGCCAGCAGGGTTTCCCGGCGGGCAATGCTCCCGCGGCCCCCGCGGCGCCCATGGCCCCCGCGAAGTCCCTGAAGGAGGAACTCACCGAGCTCAAGGAGCTCTTCGACGGCCAGCTCATCACCCAGGCCGAGTACGACACCCAGCGCGCCGCGGTCATGAAGAAGTTCGGCATGGGGAATTGA